In one Arachis duranensis cultivar V14167 chromosome 9, aradu.V14167.gnm2.J7QH, whole genome shotgun sequence genomic region, the following are encoded:
- the LOC107464493 gene encoding 50S ribosomal protein L4, chloroplastic → MCSLTTPASTSLSFFSSSIFFNNTKIPKLHSPSKPFSHSLSVACKAATLPLLSFSGDKIGEAQLDLRAAPPDTARAVVHRAIITDLQNKRRGTASTLTRAEVRGGGRKPYPQKKTGRARRGSNRTPLRPGGGVIFGPKPRDWSIKINRKEKRLAISTAMASAAVNTFVVEDFAEEFQGKPKTKEFIAAMKRWGLDPKEKAMFLMMEVPENVVLSSRNIGTVKVLTPRTLNLFDILNADKLVLTPAAVDYLNKRYGVDYQGGDDEDEEEEEEEDYEDEGVAEEGSETNKEDSSDVVN, encoded by the exons ATGTGTTCACTCACAACACCAGCCTCAACCTCCctctccttcttctcttcttctatctttttcaaCAATACCAAAATCCCCAAACTACACTCACCATCAAAACCcttctctcactctctctccgTCGCGTGCAAAGCCGCAACCCTACCGCTTCTCTCATTTTCCGGCGACAAAATCGGCGAAGCGCAACTCGACCTCCGCGCCGCCCCACCCGACACCGCACGCGCCGTCGTCCACCGGGCAATCATCACCGACCTCCAAAACAAGCGCCGTGGCACCGCCTCAACCCTAACGCGGGCCGAGGTTCGCGGCGGAGGGAGAAAACCCTATCCGCAGAAGAAGACCGGCCGGGCCCGCAGGGGGTCAAACAGGACACCGCTCAGGCCCGGCGGAGGTGTCATTTTCGGGCCCAAGCCCAGGGACTGGAGCATCAAAATAAACAGGAAGGAGAAGAGGCTTGCGATTTCCACCGCGATGGCGAGCGCGGCGGTGAACACGTTCGTGGTCGAGGACTTCGCGGAGGAGTTTCAGGGGAAGCCGAAGACGAAGGAGTTCATTGCGGCGATGAAGCGGTGGGGACTGGACCCTAAGGAAAAGGCCATGTTCTTGATGATGGAGGTGCCGGAGAACGTTGTGCTTTCGAGCCGGAACATTGGGACGGTGAAGGTTTTGACGCCGAGGACGCTGAATttgtttgatattttgaatGCTGATAAGCTTGTGCTTACACCTGCTGCTGTGGATTACTTGAATAAGAGGTATGGGGTTGATTACCAGGGcggtgatgatgaagatgaagaagaagaagaagaagaagattatgaagatgaaggagtagcAGAAGAAG GATCTGAAACAAACAAGGAGGATAGTTCTGATGTGGTAAACTGA
- the LOC107464347 gene encoding glutathione S-transferase T2-like — protein MLLQLLCHFANPRGLDAIDLNDDDIEDRRILLRHDKGVVACKKRWYKINKAVAQFAGCYDQASRNIRSGSNADDIKELAYKLYSTNYGQKFTFERHWNMLRLEQNWRSQLPTQSGGSKRTKVSATGAYSSSSNPKTPLADEPGVNSPVRPQGSKKSKQKGKGRAQMSEDFSERKSSVIKKLSLMEDIKNVRENELMDRKKEREEEKEHRAKTMAIKEKELQIQAAMKEQELQAQAAMKEQELQTQRHVFFRIVDALSNVYPYFQQRVDATGRRGLSPLQKCTAVIRMLAYGVGADAVDDYVHIGNCTTIECLGKFVEYVISVFEDEYLRKPKLNDVQRLLQMAEGRGFPGMLGSIDCMHWQWKNCPKAWKCMYMDGYRGVATIVLEIVASSDL, from the exons ATGTTACTCCAACTTCTTTGCC ATTTTGCCAACCCTCGTGGATTAGATGCTATCGACctcaatgatgatgatattgaagaTCGGAG AATTTTACTCCGACATGACAAGGGGGTAGTTGCATGTAAGAAACGATGGTATAAGATCAACAAGGCTGTTGCACAATTTGCTGGTTGCTACGATCAAGCTAGTCGAAACATAAGGAGTGGTTCAAACGCTGATGATATAAAGGAGTTGGCCTATAAACTTTATTCCACAAATTATGGTCAAAAATTCACTTTTGAGAGGCATTGGAACATGCTTAGGTTAGAGCAAAACTGGAGAAGCCAACTACCTACACAGAGTGGCGGTTCAAAGAGAACCAAGGTTAGTGCAACTGGAGCATACTCATCCTCATCAAACCCAAAAACACCGTTGGCTGACGAACCCGGTGTAAACTCTCCCGTTCGTCCACAaggatcaaagaagagcaagcaAAAAGGTAAGGGAAGAGCACAGATGTCTGAAGATTTTAGCGAAAGAAAATCATCGGTTATCAAAAAATtatctctcatggaagatatTAAGAATGTTAGAGAAAATGAACTAATggatagaaaaaaagaaagagaagaggagaaggaaCATAGAGCAAAGACTATGGCAATCAAAGAGAAGGAGTTACAAATTCAAGCggcaatgaaagaacaagaattacaaGCTCAAGCggcaatgaaagaacaagaattacaaACTCAGAG ACATGTGTTCTTTCGGATAGTAGACGCTCTCTCCAACGTCTATCCGTATTTTCAACAGAGGGTTGatgcaactggaagaagaggcttGTCGCCACTCCAGAAATGTACCGCTGTGATACGGATGTTAGCATATGGCGTAGGAGCTGATGCTGTTGATGATTATGTGCACATAGGCAATTGCACTACAATTGAATGCTTGGGAAAATTTGTTGAATATGTCATTTCGGTGTTTGAGGATGAATACTTGCGAAAACCCAAATTAAATGACGTACAACGCCTGCTACAAATGGCAGAGGGTCGTGGCTTCCCTGGCATGTTGGGTAGCATTGACTGCATGCATTGGCAATGGAAAAATTGTCCAAAGGCATGGAAATGTATGTACATGGATGGTTATCGTGGGGTTGCAACCATAGTACTTGAGATTGTAGCATCTTCAGACCTTTGA
- the LOC107464424 gene encoding ras-related protein RABD2a: MNPEYDYLFKLLLIGDSGVGKSCLLLRFADDSYIESYISTIGVDFKIRTVEQDGKTIKLQIWDTAGQERFRTITSSYYRGAHGIIIVYDVTDEESFNNVKQWLSEIDRYASDNVNKLLVGNKSDLTANRVVSYETAKAFADEIGIPFMETSAKDSTNVEQAFMAMSASIKNRMASQPAANNARPPTVQIKGQPVGQKSGCCSS; the protein is encoded by the exons ATGAATCCCGAGTA TGATTATCTGTTCAAGCTCCTTCTTATTGGAGACTCTGGTGTTGGCAAATCATGTCTTCTTCTGAGATTTGCT GATGATTCATACATTGAGAGCTACATTAGCACCATCGGAGTTGATTTT AAAATACGAACTGTTGAGCAGGATGGGAAGACGATTAAACTTCAGATT TGGGATACTGCTGGACAAGAACGGTTTAGAACAATAACCAGTAGCTACTATCGTGGGGCACATGGAATCATT ATTGTTTATGATGTGACAGATGAAGAGAGCTTCAATAATGTGAAGCAGTGGCTCAGTGAAATCGATCGCTATGCTAGTGACAACGTCAACAAACTCTTAGTTGGAAACAAGAGTGATCTGACAGCAAATAGAGTTGTCTCATATGAAACAGCCAAA GCATTCGCGGACGAAATAGGCATTCCTTTTATGGAAACTAGTGCAAAAGACTCTACAAATGTCGAACAAGCATTCATGGCCATGTCTGCCTCCATCAAGAATAG AATGGCGAGCCAACCAGCCGCAAACAATGCAAGGCCTCCCACGGTACAAATCAAAGGACAGCCAGTTGGACAGAAAAGTGGGTGTTGCTCTTCCTAG
- the LOC107464425 gene encoding ras-related protein RABD2a — MNPEYDYLFKLLLIGDSGVGKSCLLLRFADDSYIESYISTIGVDFKIRTVEQDGKTIKLQIWDTAGQERFRTITSSYYRGAHGIIIVYDVTDEESFNNVKQWLSEIDRYASDNVNKLLVGNKSDLTANRVVSYETAKAFADEIGIPFMETSAKDSTNVEQAFMAMSAAIKNRMASQPAANNARPPTVQIKGQPVGQKSGCCSS; from the exons ATGAATCCCGAGTA TGATTATCTGTTCAAGCTCCTACTTATTGGAGACTCTGGTGTTGGAAAATCATGTCTTCTTCTGAGATTTGCT GATGATTCATACATTGAGAGCTACATAAGCACCATTGGAGTTGATTTT AAAATACGAACTGTTGAGCAGGATGGGAAGACGATTAAACTTCAGATT TGGGATACTGCTGGACAAGAACGGTTTAGAACAATAACAAGTAGCTACTATCGCGGGGCACATGGAATCATT ATTGTTTATGATGTGACAGATGAAGAGAGCTTCAATAATGTGAAGCAGTGGCTCAGTGAAATTGATCGCTATGCTAGTGACAACGTCAACAAACTCTTAGTTGGAAATAAGAGTGATCTGACAGCAAATAGAGTTGTCTCATATGAAACAGCCAAA GCATTTGCTGATGAAATAGGCATTCCTTTTATGGAAACTAGTGCAAAAGACTCCACAAATGTTGAACAAGCATTCATGGCCATGTCTGCTGCCATCAAGAATAG AATGGCGAGCCAACCTGCCGCAAACAATGCAAGGCCTCCCACGGTGCAGATCAAAGGACAGCCAGTTGGACAGAAAAGTGGGTGTTGCTCTTCCTAG
- the LOC107464437 gene encoding RGG repeats nuclear RNA binding protein A, producing MATANPFDLLGDDAEDPSQQLAAAEAMAAAVAPPKKGSAAAAAQQQKPPAQLPSKPVPPSQAVRDAKNESSRGGRGGGGGRGGGGRGYGRGRGGPGFNRDSPSDDNSFPAAGGPANQVAFEGDDGRPSERRGYGVGRPYRVGGRRGGFSNGEAGEEGRPRRLERRSGTGRGNELKREGSGRGNWGTPADEIAPVTEEGVNETEKIVGEEIPAGEGAAEDANKDSAANEAVEKEPEEKEMTLEEYEKVLEEKRKAFQALKTEERKVDIKEFESMQPLSSKKDNHDIFIKLGSDKDKRKDALEKEEKSKKSVSINEFLKPAEGERYYNPGGRGRRGQGSRGYGGNAGSNAQAPSIADPGHFPTLGGK from the exons ATGGCGACGGCCAACCCTTTCGATTTGTTAGGTGACGACGCCGAGGACCCCTCGCAGCAACTCGCCGCCGCGGAAGCTATGGCTGCTGCGGTGGCTCCACCCAAGAAGGGTTCAGCTGCGGCGGCGGCTCAGCAGCAGAAGCCGCCAGCTCAGTTGCCTTCTAAGCCTGTTCCTCCTTCTCAGGCTG TGAGGGATGCAAAAAATGAATCATCTCGTGGTGGTCGTGGTGGTGGAGGTGGAAGAGGAGGAGGTGGAAGAGGATATGGACGTGGTCGTGGTGGCCCTGGATTTAACCGTGACTCTCCAAGTGATGATAACTCATTCCCTGCTGCTGGAGGCCCTGCAAACCAAGTTGCCTTTGAAGGAGATGATGGGAGGCCTTCAGAAAGACGTGGCTATGGTGTTGGGAGGCCTTATCGTGTTGGTGGTCGTCGTGGAGGTTTCAGCAATGGCGAAGCTGGCGAAGAAGGGCGTCCACGAAGACTTGAACGCCGCAGTGGGACAGGCCGCGG CAATGAACTTAAACGTGAAGGCTCTGGGCGTGGTAACTGGGGAACCCCTGCTGATGAAATTGCTCC GGTGACTGAGGAGGGAGTGAATGAAACTGAAAAGATTGTGGGCGAGGAGATCCCTGCTGGCGAGGGAGCTGCAGAAGATGCAAACAAGGACAGTGCTGCCAATGAAGCTGTAGAAAAGGAGCCGGAGGAGAAG GAGATGACATTGGAGGAATATGAGAAGGTGCTGGAAGAGAAACGGAAGGCATTCCAAGCGCTCAAAACTGAGGAGAGAAAGGTGGATATTAAGGAATTTGAATCCATGCAGCCACTGTCAAGCAAGAAAGACAACCATGACATCTTCATTAAGTTG GGATCGGACAAGGATAAGCGCAAAGATGCTTTGGAGAAGGAGGAGAAATCCAAGAAG TCTGTCAGCATCAACGAGTTTCTGAAGCCTGCTGAAGGAGAAAGGTACTACAACCCAGGCGGACGTGGCAGACGTGGCCAAGGTTCTAGAGGTTATGGTGGAAATGCTGGCAGCAACGCCCAGGCCCCGTCGATTGCAGATCCTGGGCACTTCCCAACCTTGGGTGGCAAGTGA